The proteins below are encoded in one region of Amycolatopsis acidiphila:
- a CDS encoding glycosyltransferase family 4 protein → MRVLMLSWEYPPVVVGGLARHVHALARHLARDGHEVVVLCRHVAGTDAQTHPTTDRVVEGVRVLRVAEDPMHVTFEQDLVAWTLAMGHAMVRRGLELLRTWQPDVVHAHDWLVAHPAIALAEASGKPLVGTIHATEAGRHSGWLSYPLNQQVHSAEWWLANRADGLITCSQAMRAEVAGLFEVPADDITVIHNGIEGRGWRVPADEVARARSAFAPDGEPLLLYFGRLEWEKGVQDLLAALPGIRRDHPGTRLVVAGRGRHLEELVAQARKLRVRRAVHFAGHLPDRDLRTALSAADAVVLPSRYEPFGIVALEAAAAEAPLVASTAGGLGEVVIDGITGLAFAPGDSAAIRAAVDSVLRDRKSARRRARTARARLAEDFDWARIAEATAQVYRRARAGDHGELARPKIPTGNAFAP, encoded by the coding sequence ATGCGCGTGCTGATGCTGTCCTGGGAGTACCCGCCGGTCGTCGTCGGCGGGCTCGCGCGCCACGTGCACGCACTCGCCCGTCACCTGGCGCGCGACGGCCATGAGGTCGTCGTCCTGTGCCGGCACGTCGCGGGCACGGACGCGCAGACGCATCCGACGACCGACCGGGTGGTCGAGGGCGTGCGGGTGCTGCGGGTGGCCGAGGACCCGATGCACGTCACGTTCGAGCAGGACCTGGTCGCGTGGACGCTGGCGATGGGGCACGCCATGGTGCGCCGTGGGCTGGAGCTGCTGCGCACCTGGCAGCCGGACGTGGTGCACGCACACGACTGGCTCGTCGCGCATCCCGCGATCGCGCTCGCGGAGGCGTCGGGGAAGCCGCTGGTCGGGACCATCCACGCGACCGAGGCCGGGCGGCACTCGGGCTGGCTGTCGTACCCGCTGAACCAGCAGGTGCACTCGGCGGAGTGGTGGCTCGCCAACCGCGCGGACGGGCTCATCACGTGCTCGCAGGCGATGCGCGCGGAGGTCGCCGGCCTGTTCGAGGTGCCGGCGGACGACATCACCGTGATCCACAACGGGATCGAGGGACGCGGCTGGCGCGTCCCGGCGGACGAGGTCGCCCGGGCCCGGTCGGCGTTCGCGCCCGACGGTGAGCCGCTGTTGTTGTATTTCGGGCGGCTGGAATGGGAAAAAGGCGTGCAGGACCTGCTGGCCGCGTTGCCCGGGATCCGGCGGGACCATCCCGGGACGCGGCTGGTGGTCGCGGGGCGGGGGCGGCATCTGGAAGAGCTGGTCGCGCAGGCGCGGAAGCTGCGGGTGCGCCGGGCGGTGCACTTCGCCGGGCACCTGCCCGACCGCGACCTGCGGACGGCCCTTTCCGCGGCGGATGCCGTGGTGCTGCCCAGCCGGTACGAGCCGTTCGGCATCGTGGCCCTGGAGGCGGCGGCGGCCGAGGCGCCCCTGGTCGCCTCGACGGCGGGTGGGCTGGGTGAGGTGGTCATCGACGGGATCACCGGCCTTGCCTTCGCTCCGGGGGACAGCGCCGCGATCCGGGCGGCGGTGGACTCGGTACTGCGGGACCGCAAGTCGGCGCGCCGCCGAGCCCGGACGGCGAGGGCCCGCCTGGCGGAGGACTTCGACTGGGCGCGCATAGCCGAGGCGACGGCGCAGGTCTACCGCCGAGCCCGCGCGGGCGACCACGGCGAACTGGCCCGCCCGAAGATCCCGACGGGCAACGCCTTCGCTCCGTGA
- a CDS encoding IclR family transcriptional regulator has product MAVHTRILSVLEAFSNERPNLTLSQISRLTGLPKGTAHRIVSQLVNWGALERDERRHYVIGLKMFEIGTLAPRAYRHRARILPFLEEAAATTGADVMLAVLDRDEAVLVEHVAGRRAVTLAAGLGERLPLHASGVGHVMMAFGPSELLNLVCSRPLTAFTAQTITESSALRSAVARVRETGFALLPNAMIPGTVSVAAPIFAERGAFAGAILFVSPVVRTSVTMFGKTVRQTAHRISAALGNAEREDVRPMRTVVR; this is encoded by the coding sequence ATGGCGGTGCACACCCGGATCCTTTCCGTGCTGGAAGCCTTCAGCAACGAGCGGCCGAACCTGACGCTGTCGCAGATTTCGCGGCTGACGGGGCTGCCAAAGGGAACCGCGCACCGGATCGTCAGCCAGCTCGTCAACTGGGGTGCGCTCGAACGCGACGAGCGCCGGCACTATGTCATCGGTCTGAAGATGTTCGAGATCGGCACGCTCGCCCCCCGCGCCTACCGCCATCGCGCGCGGATCCTGCCGTTCCTCGAAGAGGCCGCGGCGACGACCGGGGCGGACGTCATGCTCGCCGTCCTCGACAGGGACGAGGCGGTGCTCGTCGAGCACGTCGCCGGACGCCGGGCGGTAACGCTCGCGGCAGGTCTCGGGGAGCGGTTGCCCTTGCACGCGTCGGGGGTGGGGCACGTGATGATGGCGTTCGGCCCGAGCGAGCTGCTCAATCTCGTTTGCTCGCGGCCGTTGACGGCCTTCACCGCACAGACGATCACCGAATCGTCGGCACTCCGGTCGGCGGTCGCGCGCGTCCGCGAAACAGGCTTCGCCCTGCTGCCCAACGCGATGATCCCGGGCACGGTCTCCGTGGCGGCGCCGATCTTCGCCGAACGGGGCGCGTTCGCCGGGGCGATATTGTTCGTGTCGCCGGTCGTCAGGACGAGCGTCACGATGTTCGGGAAGACGGTGCGCCAGACCGCGCACCGCATCTCGGCCGCACTCGGAAACGCGGAGCGAGAGGACGTCCGTCCGATGCGGACGGTGGTGCGTTGA
- a CDS encoding lysophospholipid acyltransferase family protein translates to MSHAWMPTSPCGDGCLTPGAATVALPRRVWRIGAACAVVLLALAASPLLVLRGTREPLARLIFRSVLRAFGVRLVVHGGEEFRLAAHGRGALVVNNHVSWLDIVAVNALRPMRALAKREIASWPVLGGLVARGGSIFLDRERLSTLPGTMAELADALRAGSLVNVTPEGTTWCGLASGRFATAAFQAAIDGGVPVRPLALRYRLADGRETTQPAFIGPESLIDSLRRVARLRGLVLEVFVCEEIAPGRAADRRELAALAESAVRSALGTVHPPRRSRGRSRRLPAVAAG, encoded by the coding sequence ATGAGCCACGCCTGGATGCCCACCTCGCCGTGCGGCGACGGCTGCCTGACGCCGGGCGCCGCGACGGTCGCCCTGCCCCGGCGGGTGTGGCGGATCGGGGCGGCCTGCGCGGTGGTGCTGCTCGCCCTTGCCGCGAGCCCGCTGCTGGTGCTGCGCGGGACACGGGAACCGTTGGCACGCTTGATCTTCCGGTCGGTGTTGCGGGCCTTCGGGGTGCGGCTGGTCGTGCACGGGGGCGAGGAGTTCCGGCTCGCGGCGCACGGTCGTGGCGCGCTGGTGGTCAACAACCACGTCTCGTGGCTCGACATCGTCGCGGTCAACGCGCTGCGCCCGATGCGCGCGCTGGCGAAGCGGGAGATCGCGAGCTGGCCGGTGCTCGGCGGGCTGGTCGCCCGCGGTGGCAGCATCTTCCTGGACCGGGAGCGGCTGTCCACGCTGCCGGGCACCATGGCCGAGCTGGCGGACGCGCTGCGTGCCGGTTCGCTGGTCAACGTCACCCCGGAGGGGACGACCTGGTGCGGCCTCGCGTCCGGCCGGTTCGCCACCGCGGCGTTCCAGGCCGCGATCGACGGCGGGGTGCCGGTGCGCCCGCTCGCGCTGCGCTACCGCCTCGCCGACGGCCGCGAGACGACCCAGCCGGCGTTCATCGGCCCGGAGTCGCTGATCGACTCGCTCCGCCGTGTCGCCCGGTTGCGGGGGCTGGTGCTGGAGGTGTTCGTGTGCGAGGAGATCGCGCCCGGCCGCGCCGCCGACCGCCGCGAGCTGGCCGCACTCGCCGAGTCGGCGGTCCGTTCCGCGCTGGGGACCGTCCACCCGCCGCGCCGGTCGCGGGGCCGGAGCAGGAGGCTGCCCGCCGTCGCCGCGGGCTGA
- a CDS encoding electron transfer flavoprotein subunit beta/FixA family protein has translation MTKIVVLVKQVPDTYSERKLSDADHTLDRASADAVLDEINEKAVEEALKIKEAGEGEVTVISVGPDRATDAIRKALSMGADKAVHVSDEALHGSDVIATAKVLAAAIGKVEGYDLIIAGNEASDGRAGAVPAILAELLGLPQLTFVRELTVDGTTVKGDRETEDGLTHLEASLPALVSVSEKINEPRYPSFKGIMAAKKKPVETLTIADLGIDAGEVGLANAWSQVTEAAPKPPRTAGQRVEDEGDGGSKIVEYLVGQKLI, from the coding sequence ATGACGAAGATTGTTGTCCTGGTCAAGCAGGTGCCAGACACCTACTCGGAGCGGAAGCTCTCCGACGCTGACCACACACTGGACCGCGCGTCCGCGGACGCGGTGCTCGACGAGATCAACGAGAAGGCCGTCGAAGAGGCCCTCAAGATCAAGGAAGCCGGGGAGGGCGAGGTCACGGTGATCTCGGTCGGACCCGACCGCGCCACCGACGCCATCCGCAAGGCGCTGTCGATGGGCGCCGACAAGGCCGTCCACGTCTCCGACGAGGCGCTGCACGGCTCCGACGTGATCGCCACCGCGAAGGTCCTCGCCGCCGCCATCGGCAAGGTCGAGGGCTACGACCTGATCATCGCCGGCAACGAGGCCTCCGACGGCCGCGCCGGTGCGGTGCCCGCGATCCTGGCCGAGCTGCTGGGCCTGCCGCAGCTGACCTTCGTGCGCGAGCTGACCGTCGACGGGACCACCGTCAAGGGCGACCGCGAGACCGAGGACGGGCTCACCCACCTCGAAGCGAGCCTGCCGGCGCTGGTGAGCGTCAGCGAGAAGATCAACGAGCCGCGGTACCCGTCGTTCAAGGGCATCATGGCCGCCAAGAAGAAGCCCGTCGAGACGCTCACGATCGCCGACCTCGGCATCGACGCGGGCGAGGTCGGCCTGGCCAACGCCTGGTCCCAGGTCACCGAGGCGGCCCCGAAGCCGCCGCGGACGGCCGGTCAGCGCGTCGAGGACGAGGGTGACGGCGGTTCGAAGATCGTCGAGTACCTGGTCGGCCAGAAGCTCATCTGA
- a CDS encoding DegV family protein, translated as MSTHVAVVTDSTASLPDQLVQQWGIKVIQLQLQVDDRIDDESRFDRGELVESLRANRNVATAPPDPGAFFWAYQDAASAGASAIVSVHISGRMSATVHAARQAADQVRIPVYTLDSGTVGMSLGFAVLSAARAAAAGAQVNRVIEAAERRFTSTSELIYVDTLEYLRRGGRVGAASAMLGTALSIKPLLTVQSGEVAPLSRVPGAKRAMNKLIDIAAQRAGSHPSEVSVSCFRPTDRELSVVGQLRQRIPNLRDLSIVEASVVVGSHVGPGAMSITVAPV; from the coding sequence GTGTCTACTCACGTGGCGGTAGTGACCGACTCGACAGCATCACTTCCGGATCAGCTCGTCCAGCAATGGGGCATCAAGGTCATCCAGCTCCAGCTGCAGGTCGACGACCGGATCGACGACGAGAGCCGGTTCGACCGGGGCGAGCTCGTGGAGTCCTTGCGGGCCAACCGGAACGTCGCGACGGCGCCCCCCGACCCTGGCGCCTTCTTCTGGGCGTACCAGGACGCGGCGAGTGCCGGTGCCAGCGCGATCGTGAGCGTGCACATCTCCGGCCGCATGTCGGCGACCGTGCACGCCGCCCGCCAGGCCGCCGACCAGGTCCGCATTCCCGTGTACACGCTCGACAGCGGCACCGTCGGCATGAGCCTGGGCTTCGCCGTGCTCTCCGCCGCCCGGGCCGCGGCCGCGGGCGCGCAGGTCAACCGGGTCATCGAGGCCGCGGAGCGCCGGTTCACCAGCACCTCGGAGCTGATCTACGTCGACACCCTCGAATACCTGCGCCGCGGCGGCCGGGTCGGCGCGGCCTCGGCGATGCTCGGCACCGCGCTGTCCATCAAGCCCCTGCTGACCGTGCAGAGCGGTGAGGTCGCGCCGCTGTCGCGGGTGCCGGGTGCGAAGCGGGCGATGAACAAGCTGATCGACATCGCCGCCCAGCGCGCGGGGTCGCATCCGAGCGAGGTGTCCGTCTCCTGCTTCCGGCCCACCGACCGGGAGCTGAGCGTCGTCGGCCAGCTGCGCCAGCGCATCCCCAACCTGCGCGACCTTTCGATCGTCGAGGCCAGCGTCGTCGTCGGCTCGCACGTCGGGCCGGGTGCCATGAGCATCACGGTCGCCCCTGTTTGA
- a CDS encoding GNAT family N-acetyltransferase, with the protein MTRSQLLVSTDSQPDGAPHYSLLVASGNEEVVAAQRLRHAVFAGEMGAELHSPQAGLDADRFDEFCDHLVVREDNSGEIVGTYRMLPPDRAAAAGGLYSDTEFDLSRLSALRPSLVETGRSCVHPDHRTGAVVSLVWAGIGRYMLLAGHRYLAGCASVPLDGGGSFAAGVWDAIQAKHYAPEEQRVTPLNPWDSTEIVRPQRSALPPLLKGYTRLGAKVCGPPAHDPDFGVADFFTLLDLQNLDERYLKFFLGAGA; encoded by the coding sequence ATGACGCGGTCACAGCTACTCGTCAGCACCGATTCGCAGCCCGACGGTGCTCCGCACTACTCACTCCTCGTCGCCTCCGGGAATGAGGAAGTCGTTGCGGCACAACGACTTCGCCACGCCGTCTTCGCCGGTGAAATGGGCGCCGAGCTCCATTCGCCGCAGGCCGGACTCGACGCCGACCGGTTCGACGAGTTCTGCGATCACCTGGTCGTGCGCGAGGACAACAGCGGGGAAATCGTCGGCACCTACCGGATGCTCCCGCCCGACCGGGCGGCCGCGGCGGGCGGGCTCTATTCCGACACCGAATTCGATCTTTCCAGGCTTTCCGCGCTGCGTCCCTCGCTCGTCGAGACCGGCCGTTCGTGCGTGCACCCGGACCACCGGACGGGCGCTGTCGTGAGCCTCGTCTGGGCGGGCATCGGCCGGTACATGCTGCTGGCCGGGCACCGCTACCTCGCCGGTTGCGCGTCGGTCCCGCTCGACGGTGGCGGCAGCTTCGCGGCCGGGGTGTGGGACGCCATCCAGGCGAAGCACTACGCGCCCGAGGAGCAGCGCGTCACGCCGCTGAACCCTTGGGACAGCACGGAGATCGTCCGCCCGCAGCGGTCGGCGCTCCCACCGTTGCTCAAGGGCTACACCCGGCTGGGCGCCAAGGTCTGCGGACCGCCCGCACACGACCCGGACTTCGGCGTCGCGGACTTCTTCACCCTGCTGGACCTGCAGAACCTCGATGAGCGCTACCTGAAGTTCTTCCTCGGGGCCGGGGCATGA
- a CDS encoding ATP-binding protein — MLSETTTTQEAIGDEQRLVAEIRRFSAAPFDARPAQTATESDLDLRLFRTTYLPSFVAAESLEDNQRPVEADLAWLRLTTPGGMPTNLGVLAVGKDPSAHVPGAYVQFVRYQGLDLGSPVGDQHELRGNLVGTATRLSALLSANLRSKLTEGEGLFREETLPDYPLEALRETCMNALMHRDYEKSNAPVRIAWFDDRIEVTNPGGPYGQVRVDNFDRVNDYRNPGLARAMKALGYVNRFGRGIWRIRSAMARAGSPVPEFRVDEGSWCVVLRKWP; from the coding sequence GTGCTGAGCGAGACCACGACAACGCAGGAGGCGATCGGCGACGAGCAGCGGCTGGTGGCCGAGATCAGGCGGTTCTCGGCCGCGCCGTTCGACGCGAGACCGGCACAGACGGCGACCGAGAGCGACCTGGACCTGCGGTTGTTCCGGACCACCTACCTTCCCTCGTTCGTGGCGGCCGAGTCGCTCGAGGACAACCAGCGCCCGGTCGAGGCCGACCTCGCCTGGCTGCGGCTGACGACGCCGGGAGGCATGCCGACGAACCTCGGGGTGCTCGCGGTCGGCAAGGACCCCAGCGCGCACGTGCCCGGCGCATACGTGCAGTTCGTCCGCTACCAGGGGCTGGACCTGGGCTCGCCGGTCGGCGACCAGCACGAGCTGCGCGGCAACCTGGTGGGCACCGCGACCCGGCTGAGCGCGTTGCTCAGTGCGAACCTGCGCTCGAAGCTCACCGAGGGCGAGGGGCTGTTCCGCGAGGAGACGCTGCCCGACTACCCGCTGGAGGCGTTGCGGGAGACGTGCATGAACGCGCTGATGCACCGCGACTACGAGAAGTCGAACGCGCCGGTGCGCATCGCCTGGTTCGACGACCGGATCGAGGTGACCAACCCCGGCGGTCCGTACGGGCAGGTGCGGGTGGACAACTTCGACCGCGTCAACGACTACCGCAACCCCGGGCTGGCGAGGGCGATGAAGGCGCTGGGCTACGTGAACCGGTTCGGCCGCGGGATCTGGCGGATCCGCTCGGCGATGGCCCGCGCGGGCAGCCCGGTCCCGGAGTTCCGGGTGGACGAGGGTTCGTGGTGCGTCGTTCTGCGGAAATGGCCGTGA
- a CDS encoding 1,4-alpha-glucan branching protein domain-containing protein: MTREGTFCLVLHSHLPWLPHHGSWPVGEEWLYQAWAHSYLPVVDLLRRFADEGRRDVLTLGVTPVLAAQLDDPYSLRTFHEWLGHWQLRALQASTLWRDDPLLRDLGAAEHRAALRATEALETQWRHGFSPILRSLVDSEVLELLGGPLAHPFQPLLDQRIRSFALRSGLADAALRIGHRPAGIWAPECGYAPGMEDDYAAAGVARFLVDGPSLRGDTSAARTVGSSDVVCFGRDLEVTYRVWSPKASYPGHANYRDFHTWAHEVGLKPSRVTGQQVAPQDKAPYDPALAADTLRVHIKDFVDTVVTRLRRLRERNGREALVVAAYDTELFGHWWHEGPAWLEGVLRALPEAGVRVTTLRGALEAGHLGPPVELPASSWGSGKDWRVWDGEQVADMVEDNAALQKRLLAVEPGAFRDPVLDLAVNEAMLALSSDWAFMVTKDSAADYARRRARVHTERFDALIRGEKAFPLDDRVFGHLDARLL, from the coding sequence ATGACCAGGGAAGGCACTTTCTGCCTGGTCCTGCACAGCCACCTGCCGTGGCTGCCGCACCACGGCTCCTGGCCGGTCGGCGAGGAATGGCTCTACCAGGCCTGGGCGCACTCCTACCTGCCCGTCGTCGACCTGCTGCGCCGGTTCGCCGACGAGGGCAGGCGCGACGTGCTCACCCTCGGCGTGACGCCCGTGCTCGCCGCCCAGCTCGACGACCCCTACAGCCTGCGCACCTTCCACGAGTGGCTCGGCCACTGGCAGCTGCGCGCGCTGCAGGCGAGCACGTTGTGGCGGGACGACCCGCTGCTCCGCGACCTGGGCGCGGCCGAGCACCGGGCCGCGCTCCGGGCCACCGAGGCGCTGGAAACCCAGTGGCGGCACGGCTTCTCCCCCATCCTTCGGTCCCTTGTGGACAGCGAGGTGCTCGAACTGCTCGGCGGCCCGCTGGCCCACCCGTTCCAGCCGCTGCTGGACCAGCGGATCCGCTCGTTCGCACTGCGGTCCGGGCTGGCGGACGCCGCACTGCGGATCGGCCACCGCCCGGCCGGCATCTGGGCCCCCGAGTGCGGTTACGCGCCCGGGATGGAGGACGACTACGCCGCCGCTGGAGTCGCGCGATTCCTGGTGGACGGGCCTTCGCTGCGCGGTGACACGTCGGCCGCACGCACCGTTGGCTCGTCGGACGTGGTCTGCTTCGGGCGGGATCTCGAGGTCACGTACCGGGTCTGGTCGCCGAAGGCCAGCTATCCCGGTCACGCCAACTACCGCGACTTCCACACCTGGGCACACGAAGTCGGGCTGAAGCCGTCGCGGGTCACCGGCCAGCAGGTCGCGCCGCAGGACAAGGCGCCGTACGACCCGGCGCTGGCCGCGGACACCCTGCGCGTGCACATCAAGGACTTCGTGGACACCGTCGTGACGAGGCTGCGCCGCCTGCGCGAGCGGAACGGCCGGGAGGCGCTGGTCGTCGCGGCCTACGACACCGAGCTGTTCGGACACTGGTGGCACGAGGGCCCGGCTTGGCTCGAAGGTGTCCTGCGGGCGCTGCCCGAGGCCGGGGTGCGGGTCACGACGCTGCGCGGTGCGCTCGAAGCCGGGCACCTCGGTCCGCCGGTCGAGCTGCCCGCGTCCTCGTGGGGTTCGGGCAAGGACTGGCGCGTGTGGGACGGCGAGCAGGTCGCGGACATGGTGGAGGACAACGCCGCGCTGCAGAAGCGGTTGCTGGCCGTCGAGCCGGGGGCGTTCCGCGACCCCGTGCTGGACCTCGCGGTGAACGAGGCGATGCTCGCGTTGTCCAGTGACTGGGCGTTCATGGTCACCAAGGACTCGGCCGCCGACTACGCCCGCCGCCGGGCGCGCGTGCACACCGAGCGCTTCGACGCCCTCATCCGCGGCGAGAAGGCGTTTCCGCTGGACGACCGGGTGTTCGGCCACCTCGACGCACGGTTGTTGTGA
- a CDS encoding ABC transporter ATP-binding protein, with product MAAALSLHDVTLHFGGVKVLQDVTFDVTPGVILGLVGPNGAGKTSLFNCISGHYRPSAGSITIDGTEVVGTAPARLARLGLARTFQHPALQLDATVLENVLLGGHTRLRGGPVSWSLRLPGTVRAEREIRQEALGLLDRAQLGWAANLPADELSHGLHKGVELCRALLSKPAVLLLDEPAAGLSHGEVEQLIDAVRRVRAEEDITVVVVEHHMGLISALTDRVVVLDHGRLLMEGTAAEAQSDPRVVEAYLGKDATDDAA from the coding sequence ATGGCCGCAGCCCTGAGCCTCCACGACGTGACCCTGCACTTCGGCGGTGTCAAGGTGCTCCAGGACGTCACCTTCGATGTCACGCCGGGGGTCATCCTCGGGCTCGTCGGCCCGAACGGCGCCGGGAAGACCTCGCTCTTCAACTGCATCAGCGGCCATTACCGGCCGAGCGCGGGCTCGATCACGATCGACGGCACCGAGGTGGTCGGCACCGCCCCGGCGCGGCTCGCCCGGCTCGGGCTGGCGCGCACGTTCCAGCATCCCGCGCTGCAGCTCGACGCCACCGTGCTGGAGAACGTGCTGCTGGGCGGGCACACCCGGCTCCGCGGCGGACCGGTCTCGTGGTCGCTGCGGCTCCCGGGCACCGTCCGCGCCGAGCGCGAGATCCGCCAAGAAGCGCTCGGCCTGCTCGACCGCGCGCAGCTCGGCTGGGCCGCGAACCTTCCCGCCGACGAACTGTCACACGGCCTGCACAAAGGCGTCGAGCTCTGCCGCGCGCTGCTGTCGAAGCCGGCGGTGCTCCTGCTCGACGAGCCGGCGGCTGGGCTTTCGCACGGCGAAGTGGAGCAGCTCATCGACGCCGTCCGCCGGGTCCGCGCCGAGGAGGACATCACGGTCGTCGTCGTCGAACACCACATGGGCCTCATCTCGGCGCTCACCGACCGCGTCGTCGTGCTCGACCACGGGCGCCTGCTCATGGAGGGCACCGCGGCCGAGGCGCAGTCCGATCCGCGCGTCGTCGAGGCGTACCTCGGAAAGGACGCCACGGATGACGCTGCTTGA
- a CDS encoding electron transfer flavoprotein subunit alpha/FixB family protein, whose translation MAEVLVLVDHINGELKKLTFELLTAARELGEPSAVVVGAPGTAGKFKEQLANYGAAKVYVAESEDADKYLVTPKVDVLAKLAEQVSPAAVVAAATGEGKEVTGRLAVRLGSALLYDVVAVNSDGTVEQSIFGGAYNVKSKAGHGVPVITVRPGAVEASEAQGAAAEEAVEVPATDAAKSAKITGVEPVVGGDRPELTEASIVVSGGRGVGSAEKFEVVEKLADSLGAAVGASRAAVDSGYYPAQFQVGQTGKTVSPQLYVALGISGAIQHRAGMQTSKTIVAVNKDPEAPIFEIADFGVVGDLFNVAPQLTDEVAKRKG comes from the coding sequence ATGGCTGAGGTTCTGGTTCTCGTCGACCACATCAACGGCGAACTCAAGAAGCTGACCTTCGAGCTGCTGACCGCCGCCCGCGAGCTGGGCGAGCCGTCGGCCGTGGTCGTCGGTGCTCCCGGCACCGCGGGCAAGTTCAAGGAGCAGCTGGCGAACTACGGCGCCGCGAAGGTCTACGTCGCGGAGTCCGAGGACGCCGACAAGTACCTGGTGACGCCGAAGGTGGACGTGCTGGCCAAGCTGGCCGAGCAGGTCTCCCCGGCCGCGGTGGTCGCCGCGGCGACCGGCGAGGGCAAGGAGGTCACCGGCAGGCTCGCGGTGCGCCTTGGCAGCGCCCTGCTCTACGACGTGGTCGCGGTGAACTCCGACGGCACCGTCGAGCAGTCGATCTTCGGTGGCGCCTACAACGTCAAGTCGAAGGCCGGCCACGGCGTGCCCGTCATCACGGTCCGCCCCGGTGCCGTCGAGGCGTCGGAGGCCCAGGGTGCGGCGGCCGAGGAGGCCGTCGAGGTGCCCGCGACCGACGCGGCGAAGTCGGCGAAGATCACCGGTGTCGAGCCGGTCGTCGGCGGCGACCGCCCCGAGCTCACCGAGGCCTCGATCGTGGTCTCCGGTGGCCGTGGGGTCGGTTCCGCCGAGAAGTTCGAGGTCGTGGAGAAGCTGGCCGACTCGCTCGGCGCGGCCGTCGGCGCGTCGCGTGCGGCGGTCGACTCCGGCTACTACCCGGCACAGTTCCAGGTCGGCCAGACCGGTAAGACGGTCTCGCCGCAGCTGTACGTCGCGCTCGGCATCTCGGGCGCGATCCAGCACCGGGCCGGGATGCAGACCTCGAAGACGATCGTCGCGGTCAACAAGGACCCCGAGGCACCGATCTTCGAGATCGCCGACTTCGGCGTCGTGGGCGACCTGTTCAACGTCGCCCCGCAGCTGACCGACGAGGTCGCCAAGCGCAAGGGCTGA
- a CDS encoding class I SAM-dependent methyltransferase, with the protein MTTSSARAEALHLTGERTVPGIPEENYWFRRHEAAYLALLPYCAGATVLEAGCGEGYGAALIAGRAATVLALDYDEPTVRHVTRRYPQVGTVRGNLAFLPLRSSTVDVVANFQVIEHLWDQGGFLAECHRVLRPGGRLLVTTPNRLTFTPDSDTPLNPYHTRELAPSELDALLREAGFGVEQLHGLHHGAGVRALDERYGGSIIDAQLDVVMGQLPGQAQWPDGLLADVAAIRAEDFELTGDRLDESLDLVAVAVRP; encoded by the coding sequence GTGACGACCTCATCCGCGCGCGCCGAGGCGCTGCACCTGACCGGCGAACGGACCGTGCCGGGCATTCCGGAGGAGAACTACTGGTTCCGCCGCCATGAGGCCGCCTACCTCGCCCTGCTGCCTTACTGCGCGGGTGCGACGGTGCTCGAAGCCGGGTGCGGTGAGGGCTACGGCGCGGCGCTCATCGCCGGGCGCGCGGCGACGGTGCTCGCGCTCGACTACGACGAGCCGACCGTGCGTCACGTCACACGACGTTATCCACAGGTGGGGACAGTTCGGGGAAATCTCGCCTTCCTGCCACTCCGTTCGTCCACTGTGGACGTCGTGGCGAACTTCCAGGTGATCGAGCACCTGTGGGACCAGGGCGGCTTTCTCGCTGAGTGCCACCGGGTCCTGCGGCCGGGCGGGCGCCTGCTCGTGACCACCCCGAACCGGCTGACCTTCACCCCGGACAGCGACACCCCGCTCAACCCGTACCACACCCGCGAGCTGGCACCGTCCGAATTGGACGCTCTGCTGCGCGAGGCCGGGTTCGGGGTCGAGCAGCTGCACGGACTTCACCACGGCGCGGGCGTGCGCGCGCTCGACGAGCGGTACGGCGGTTCGATCATCGACGCCCAGCTCGACGTGGTCATGGGGCAGCTGCCGGGACAGGCGCAGTGGCCGGACGGCCTGCTGGCCGACGTCGCCGCGATCCGCGCGGAGGACTTCGAGCTCACCGGCGACCGGCTCGACGAGAGCCTCGACCTCGTCGCGGTGGCGGTGCGGCCATGA